In the Schistocerca gregaria isolate iqSchGreg1 chromosome 6, iqSchGreg1.2, whole genome shotgun sequence genome, one interval contains:
- the LOC126278870 gene encoding uncharacterized protein LOC126278870, which translates to MSEPGKSDSKRPHVQVTEISNKEELTTVLEEAGDKLVVIDFFADWCFPCKLISPFVLDLARTHTDVIFVKVDIDESDEIVERYEISSIPAFVFIKSGRKLDSITGANYDLLTRKVAQHKTQAATEEISIL; encoded by the coding sequence ATGTCCGAGCCTGGAAAATCAGACAGCAAGAGACCACATGTTCAGGTGACAGAGATATCCAATAAGGAGGAGCTGACTACGGTGCTGGAGGAGGCAGGCGATAAGCTGGTGGTGATCGACTTCTTTGCCGACTGGTGTTTTCCTTGCAAACTGATATCCCCATTTGTCCTGGATCTCGCCAGGACCCACACAGATGTCATTTTCGTCAAGGTTGACATCGATGAGAGCGACGAAATCGTCGAGAGGTATGAGATAAGCAGCATCCCAGCGTTCGTATTCATAAAGTCTGGCCGGAAGTTGGACTCCATCACTGGAGCCAATTACGATTTGTTAACGAGAAAGGTGGCCCAGCACAAAACACAGGCAGCGACGGAGGAAATTTCCATATTGTAA